The proteins below are encoded in one region of Paenisporosarcina cavernae:
- a CDS encoding THUMP domain-containing class I SAM-dependent RNA methyltransferase, producing the protein MNHNLVATAAMGLEGIVADEVKALGYETRTENGKVYFSGDDEAIARANMWLRVADRVKIIAGQFKATTFDQLFEQTKNIPWENYLTVDAAFPIQGKSVKSKLFSVPDCQAIVKKAVVERLKTAHKRIGFLDESGPTYKLEISILKDIATISIDTSGVGLHKRGYRADQGEAPLKETLAAALVYISKWNPNRPFVDPFCGSGTIPIEAAMIGQSIAPGYNREFISEDWTWMNAKIWDRVREEAEDKANYDQPLSIEGSDIDHKMIQMAKDNAIEAGFSDIIQFKQRQVLDFSTTLTDGVMIGNPPYGERIGEVETIEKMIAGLGDLMEQYPTWSVYMLSSMENFETLYGKRATKKRKLFNGFIRTDYYQYWGKKS; encoded by the coding sequence ATGAACCATAATTTAGTTGCTACTGCCGCGATGGGTTTAGAAGGAATTGTAGCAGATGAAGTAAAAGCATTAGGATACGAAACACGAACAGAAAATGGCAAAGTCTATTTTTCGGGAGACGACGAAGCAATTGCACGTGCCAATATGTGGTTACGTGTAGCGGACCGTGTCAAAATTATTGCTGGTCAATTTAAAGCCACTACATTTGATCAACTTTTTGAACAAACAAAAAATATCCCGTGGGAGAACTATTTAACAGTTGATGCTGCATTCCCAATACAAGGAAAATCGGTTAAATCTAAATTATTTAGTGTCCCTGATTGTCAAGCAATTGTAAAAAAAGCGGTAGTAGAACGCTTAAAAACTGCACATAAACGAATTGGGTTTTTAGATGAATCTGGACCGACTTATAAATTAGAAATAAGCATCTTGAAAGATATTGCAACTATCTCAATAGATACAAGTGGTGTTGGCCTTCACAAAAGAGGGTATCGAGCGGACCAGGGGGAAGCACCGTTAAAAGAGACATTAGCAGCAGCTCTTGTGTACATTTCAAAATGGAATCCCAATCGTCCATTCGTGGATCCTTTTTGTGGTTCTGGGACCATTCCTATTGAAGCTGCAATGATTGGACAATCTATTGCTCCCGGATATAATCGAGAATTCATCAGCGAAGATTGGACATGGATGAATGCAAAAATTTGGGATCGAGTGAGAGAAGAAGCTGAGGATAAAGCGAATTATGATCAGCCATTAAGTATAGAGGGTTCTGATATTGACCATAAGATGATTCAAATGGCAAAAGATAATGCAATTGAAGCAGGTTTTTCAGACATTATTCAATTTAAACAACGCCAAGTATTAGATTTTTCGACAACGTTAACCGACGGTGTCATGATTGGAAATCCGCCATATGGTGAGCGAATTGGCGAAGTGGAAACAATTGAAAAAATGATTGCGGGACTAGGTGACTTAATGGAGCAATATCCTACGTGGTCTGTTTACATGCTTTCTTCTATGGAAAATTTTGAAACGCTGTATGGAAAACGAGCAACAAAAAAACGGAAGCTTTTCAATGGCTTCATAAGGACAGATTATTATCAATATTGGGGTAAAAAATCGTAA
- a CDS encoding DUF1798 family protein, protein MLVQLTKELKTEAIASQLRHERMREEDRSPDFFVEVKPHVDHWHTMLAEWEEQTSQFIHKFRPKHIRKEQIDAVVDGFKQYIVQSFYKETGKKRFVLTIQASIYTFDTLIRAIEEEGS, encoded by the coding sequence ATGTTAGTCCAGTTAACGAAAGAGTTAAAAACCGAAGCAATTGCATCACAGCTCCGTCACGAGCGTATGCGTGAAGAAGACCGCTCTCCTGATTTCTTTGTTGAAGTGAAGCCACATGTGGATCATTGGCATACCATGTTAGCAGAATGGGAAGAACAGACATCTCAATTTATTCATAAGTTTCGTCCAAAACATATTCGAAAAGAACAAATTGATGCAGTAGTAGATGGATTTAAACAATATATTGTTCAATCCTTTTATAAAGAAACAGGAAAAAAGAGATTTGTTTTAACTATACAAGCAAGTATTTATACATTTGATACGCTCATTCGCGCTATAGAGGAAGAAGGAAGTTGA
- a CDS encoding ribonuclease H-like domain-containing protein, producing the protein MSFQQNYLDLKSKMKKSNLVKESEVAFVKPPKPSYADEWASRGLTLIENKFGYVFMKKQTYPFSYLHGTYTFEESKESIKQWMRKKVDHPLSPSKPKLMFFDTETTGLKGAGTYIFLSGQLEILSDRVELHQYVMANHDNEAAFLYETGLWKNDHTVVSYNGKSFDWPQLQTRWVFHRSVLPPLPDIRQLDLLHSSRRIWKNALERFPLTEMEKQVIGFVRKDDIPGHLAPMIYLDAIKSGYVDTLMKVLKHNEWDLLSLISLYGFSTDLLLREKSLQDGTITATNIGKWFYDLQDYVTSKEHFEEIGKDHSKEEAAIANYYLGLQFKKEKQYVEAISYFRQSINYLETKQRLDAWKQLAILLEHKFFHYNEVNELCEKAIQYIEETTNIKQSMKTKLRLEWVKRKARVNRKQK; encoded by the coding sequence ATGTCCTTTCAACAAAATTACTTGGATTTAAAAAGCAAAATGAAAAAATCCAATCTAGTGAAGGAATCAGAGGTTGCATTTGTCAAACCACCAAAACCTTCATATGCAGATGAATGGGCTTCAAGAGGGTTAACCCTAATCGAAAATAAATTTGGATACGTTTTTATGAAAAAACAAACGTACCCATTTTCCTATTTGCATGGAACGTATACGTTTGAAGAATCAAAAGAGTCAATTAAACAATGGATGAGAAAGAAGGTTGATCATCCACTTTCGCCAAGTAAACCTAAATTGATGTTTTTTGATACCGAAACGACCGGTTTAAAAGGTGCCGGTACGTATATTTTTTTATCTGGTCAGTTAGAAATTCTATCGGACCGAGTGGAATTACATCAATACGTAATGGCTAACCATGATAACGAAGCAGCATTTTTATATGAGACGGGCTTATGGAAGAATGATCACACCGTCGTCTCTTATAATGGAAAAAGTTTCGATTGGCCGCAGTTGCAAACAAGATGGGTATTTCATCGAAGCGTTTTACCACCATTGCCAGACATTCGTCAGTTAGATCTTTTGCATAGCAGTAGAAGGATATGGAAAAACGCTTTAGAACGGTTCCCCTTAACAGAGATGGAGAAGCAAGTAATAGGTTTTGTTCGAAAGGACGACATTCCTGGCCACTTAGCACCAATGATTTATTTAGATGCAATAAAATCAGGCTATGTTGATACATTGATGAAAGTTTTGAAACACAATGAATGGGATTTACTCTCCTTAATCTCTTTGTACGGCTTTTCCACCGATTTGTTATTACGAGAAAAATCCTTACAAGACGGTACTATCACCGCGACAAATATAGGAAAGTGGTTTTATGACCTCCAAGATTACGTCACTAGTAAAGAACATTTTGAGGAGATCGGAAAGGATCATTCAAAAGAAGAAGCGGCTATTGCCAACTACTACTTGGGTCTTCAATTTAAAAAAGAAAAACAGTACGTAGAAGCCATTTCCTATTTCCGACAATCAATCAACTACTTAGAAACAAAACAGCGGTTGGATGCATGGAAACAATTGGCCATCCTGTTAGAACACAAATTTTTTCACTACAACGAAGTGAATGAGCTATGTGAAAAAGCAATACAATATATTGAGGAAACAACAAATATCAAACAATCCATGAAAACAAAGCTTCGGTTAGAATGGGTCAAAAGGAAAGCTCGAGTGAATAGAAAACAAAAATAA
- a CDS encoding DEAD/DEAH box helicase, whose translation MFQKKTVVELIEQWKNDPEMKERIVYSRTLPEKDAIYVPFPSTMHPKLIEGLHKRSIHQLYSHQAEAFELASQRKSFTAITPTASGKSFCYHLPVLHEILENPTARALYLFPTKALAQDQKSDLHALIEEIGEEVFSYTYDGDTAPAVRTKIRKAGHIVLTNPDMLHSGILPHHTKWVSLFENLSYIVIDELHTYKGVFGSHVSHVIRRLKRICAYYGSNPTIICTSATIANPKELAEQLTNTEQVLIERNGAPSGNKHFLFLNPPLTHPAFGIRRSAILEVRDVAEKLYKENVQTIIFAKSRVRVEMLVTYLKEMTKKKLFDESIRGYRGGYLPSERRVIEKGLRTGDIKTVVSTNALELGIDIGQLQACVMTGYPGTIASAWQQAGRAGRRQEDALIIYVAGNSAIDQYVIENPSYLLNQSPEEARIQPDNLFILMDHLKCASFELPFSLTDTYGEFEIQELLTYLEDQGVLVKTSSSWHWMSDRFPAHDVSLRSATQENVVIIDQTIPAETKVIGEMDTYSAMTLLHDEAIYMHQGTQFQVEYLDWEEKKAFVREVDVDYYTDANLALELKVMAEDKSRPIGQMSAHFGDISVVQLPTIFKKIRFETHDNIGSGPISLPPMEKHTSATWLSFEKPDDWNDSMLSDALIGVGTAISAFVPMFVQCDRSDIHVVPQVKAVHSELPTIFISDSYPGGIGISDRIYDKWEEVIEKATSHVEQCSCEWGCPACIGAQEAAVGMKDEVISLFHKLAKISR comes from the coding sequence ATGTTTCAGAAAAAAACGGTCGTTGAATTAATCGAGCAATGGAAAAACGATCCAGAAATGAAAGAGCGAATTGTCTATTCAAGAACATTGCCAGAAAAAGATGCGATATATGTACCATTTCCGTCTACTATGCATCCCAAATTGATCGAAGGATTACATAAACGTTCGATTCATCAATTGTATTCCCATCAAGCGGAGGCATTCGAACTCGCGTCGCAACGGAAATCATTTACAGCTATTACCCCTACAGCCTCTGGAAAATCTTTTTGTTATCATTTGCCTGTCCTTCATGAAATTTTAGAGAATCCTACTGCAAGAGCATTATATTTATTTCCAACAAAAGCGTTAGCTCAAGATCAAAAAAGCGATTTGCATGCTTTAATAGAAGAAATCGGTGAAGAAGTTTTTAGCTACACTTATGATGGGGATACTGCTCCTGCGGTTCGAACGAAAATAAGAAAAGCTGGACATATCGTCTTAACGAATCCGGATATGTTGCATTCAGGAATTCTTCCACATCACACGAAATGGGTTTCATTATTTGAGAATTTATCGTATATCGTGATTGATGAACTACATACATATAAAGGTGTCTTTGGAAGTCATGTTTCACATGTTATTCGACGGTTAAAAAGAATTTGTGCATATTATGGTAGTAATCCTACAATTATCTGTACGTCCGCTACGATTGCAAATCCAAAAGAGTTAGCAGAACAACTGACTAATACGGAGCAAGTGCTAATTGAACGCAACGGTGCACCTTCGGGGAATAAACATTTTCTCTTTTTAAATCCTCCTCTTACTCATCCAGCATTTGGCATTCGCCGAAGTGCGATTCTAGAAGTAAGAGATGTTGCAGAAAAGTTATATAAAGAGAACGTTCAAACAATTATATTTGCTAAAAGCCGTGTACGAGTGGAAATGCTAGTCACGTATTTAAAAGAAATGACGAAAAAGAAATTGTTTGATGAGTCGATTAGAGGCTATCGAGGTGGCTATTTACCATCTGAACGAAGAGTCATTGAAAAAGGATTACGTACTGGTGATATTAAAACAGTAGTTAGTACAAATGCACTTGAATTGGGGATTGATATAGGGCAACTTCAAGCGTGTGTGATGACTGGCTATCCTGGAACGATAGCGAGTGCGTGGCAGCAAGCGGGTAGAGCAGGAAGAAGACAAGAGGATGCATTAATCATCTATGTCGCTGGAAACAGTGCGATTGATCAGTATGTGATAGAAAATCCATCCTATTTATTAAACCAATCTCCTGAAGAAGCACGTATTCAACCGGACAATCTGTTTATCTTAATGGATCATTTGAAATGTGCTTCTTTTGAATTGCCATTTTCTCTAACGGATACTTACGGAGAATTTGAAATTCAAGAATTGTTAACCTATTTAGAAGATCAAGGCGTATTGGTGAAAACAAGTTCATCTTGGCATTGGATGAGCGATCGTTTTCCAGCTCATGACGTTAGTCTTCGTTCTGCAACACAAGAAAATGTTGTTATTATTGATCAAACAATTCCTGCCGAGACAAAAGTCATTGGAGAGATGGATACGTATAGTGCCATGACATTGTTACATGATGAGGCTATCTATATGCATCAAGGGACACAATTCCAAGTAGAATATTTGGATTGGGAAGAGAAAAAAGCGTTTGTACGAGAAGTGGATGTCGATTATTATACAGATGCGAATCTTGCATTAGAATTAAAAGTGATGGCAGAGGATAAGTCGAGACCTATTGGCCAAATGTCGGCACATTTTGGGGATATTTCTGTCGTTCAATTGCCGACAATCTTTAAGAAAATACGTTTTGAAACGCATGACAATATAGGTTCAGGGCCGATTTCTCTTCCCCCGATGGAGAAGCATACGTCCGCTACTTGGTTAAGTTTCGAAAAACCAGATGACTGGAATGACTCCATGTTATCGGATGCATTAATTGGTGTTGGTACAGCAATTTCGGCGTTTGTACCGATGTTTGTTCAATGTGACCGATCAGATATACATGTTGTTCCACAAGTAAAAGCTGTCCATTCAGAATTGCCGACCATTTTCATAAGTGATAGTTATCCTGGAGGAATAGGAATTAGTGATCGAATTTATGATAAGTGGGAAGAAGTCATAGAGAAAGCAACAAGCCATGTAGAACAATGTTCGTGCGAATGGGGATGTCCCGCTTGTATTGGAGCGCAAGAAGCTGCGGTAGGAATGAAGGACGAAGTTATTTCTTTGTTTCATAAATTAGCAAAAATTAGTAGGTGA
- the recU gene encoding Holliday junction resolvase RecU, with protein MTVHYPNGKKFVPTKTPNDSKPNRKIDFGNRGKTLEDELNETNEFYLSRNLAVIHKKPVPIQVVKVDYPSRSSAVIREAYYRTASTTDYNGVWMGRYIDFEAKETKNKTSFPLQNIHSHQMEHMENIVANQGIAFLLVRFSTLNRYFLLPYQVLKSCWEDMNKGARKSISLNIFEDKGFELIPKAFPRIDYLEALEKMVHQIQS; from the coding sequence ATGACCGTTCATTATCCAAATGGAAAAAAGTTTGTTCCTACTAAAACTCCTAATGATTCAAAACCAAATAGGAAAATAGATTTTGGGAATCGCGGAAAAACATTAGAAGATGAGTTGAATGAAACCAATGAATTTTATCTCTCACGTAATTTGGCCGTTATTCATAAAAAACCAGTTCCTATTCAAGTGGTGAAAGTGGATTATCCATCTAGGAGCTCCGCTGTTATTCGAGAAGCTTATTATCGAACTGCATCTACGACGGATTACAATGGGGTTTGGATGGGTAGATATATTGACTTTGAAGCGAAAGAAACGAAGAATAAAACGTCCTTTCCTCTTCAAAATATTCATTCCCATCAAATGGAACATATGGAAAATATAGTCGCGAATCAAGGTATTGCCTTTTTACTTGTTCGTTTTTCTACGCTCAATCGATATTTTTTATTACCATATCAGGTTTTGAAATCGTGCTGGGAGGATATGAATAAGGGTGCGAGAAAATCCATTTCTCTCAACATATTTGAAGATAAAGGGTTTGAACTTATACCAAAGGCATTTCCTAGAATAGATTATTTAGAAGCCTTAGAAAAAATGGTACATCAGATTCAGTCTTAA
- a CDS encoding penicillin-binding protein 1A — translation MSKETNSRRQRRKEVQKQNKSKQPKGAWWKKVLIAIIAVGLAGLVFGGALFAYYASSAPELDEEALKDPISTEFYDRNKEVFATIGKENREFVPYEEIPKQMEDAILATEDVRFYEHNGVDFFRLGGAVLANVTDGFGSQGASTLTQQVIKNSFLKNEKTLKRKAQEAVLAYKLEQEYEKEEIFEMYFNKILMSGNTYGFGTAADFFYGKELKDLELHQLAMLAGMPQSPNNYNPFKHPEAAEKRRNIVLGLMVQHEKITQEEADAAKAKPITDGLLPEEKRKSVTVTNYPAYLDIVLDELKEKGDGASLSDGLKVYTNLDPVAQKAVESALKSDNFPTEKMEAGLTVLDTKTGAIVAVGGGRDYGSDRGLNYASDLDGRGVGSTIKPILDYGPLIEYKKWSTGSTINDEKITYTGSDQQIYNFDNKYMGKMTIREALYRSRNVPAVKAYQEVKESDRTAFATKLGIPENKKLKYESAAIGATEGINTVKLAAAYAAFGNSGVYSEPFAINAIVYRDGKTKQEFKPQSEPAMEDYTAYMITDMLRDVVSSKSGSTGKAANVPGLDLAGKSGTTNYNSDYMKENNIPSGYAPDVWFAGYTTNYSIAVWTGYESMKNGINKNNSEEANFAQRIFKSVMTEVSANADNGRFKKPSSVVEATVEVGTDPLQLASDYTPNELKSKELFVKGTVPTTVSEQYEQLELEAPTNLKVDYDDKQQAATLSWKRKAPKDKDVNVSFEVSLSINGEAATLLQTTDKNGLIVNGITPGDSYTFTVVAVADDTKSSPASVSLQVGEEKTDDPKGNEDKPDDKGNGDKNGDDGTTTPPSTDDGTGDGTNPDDGTGDGTTTPPADDGTGDGTTDGSTDGSTDGSTASTNSSTPTGTTDTKETP, via the coding sequence GTGAGCAAAGAGACAAACTCTCGTAGACAACGAAGAAAAGAAGTTCAAAAACAAAACAAATCCAAACAACCTAAAGGTGCTTGGTGGAAAAAAGTTCTCATCGCAATTATTGCAGTTGGGTTAGCAGGTCTTGTGTTCGGTGGAGCGTTATTTGCTTACTATGCTAGTTCCGCCCCTGAATTAGATGAGGAAGCATTAAAAGATCCTATCTCGACAGAATTTTATGATAGAAATAAGGAAGTATTTGCAACCATCGGAAAAGAAAACCGTGAATTTGTTCCTTACGAGGAAATTCCAAAACAAATGGAAGATGCCATTTTAGCAACGGAAGATGTTCGTTTCTACGAACACAATGGGGTCGATTTTTTCCGGCTTGGTGGTGCAGTATTAGCAAATGTAACTGACGGATTTGGATCACAAGGAGCTTCTACTTTGACGCAACAAGTGATTAAAAATTCTTTCTTGAAGAATGAAAAAACACTAAAACGAAAAGCACAAGAAGCTGTGCTAGCGTATAAATTAGAGCAAGAATATGAAAAAGAAGAAATTTTCGAAATGTATTTTAACAAAATCCTCATGTCCGGAAATACGTACGGATTTGGTACAGCAGCAGACTTTTTCTATGGAAAAGAATTGAAAGATTTAGAATTACATCAGCTAGCGATGCTTGCTGGTATGCCTCAAAGTCCTAACAATTACAATCCGTTCAAACATCCTGAAGCTGCTGAAAAACGTCGTAATATTGTACTTGGATTAATGGTTCAACACGAAAAAATTACACAAGAAGAAGCGGATGCAGCTAAAGCAAAACCAATTACGGATGGCTTATTACCAGAAGAAAAACGAAAATCAGTTACGGTCACTAACTATCCTGCCTATCTTGATATCGTCCTAGATGAATTAAAAGAAAAAGGCGATGGTGCTTCTTTATCTGACGGGTTAAAAGTGTATACGAATTTAGATCCAGTTGCACAAAAGGCTGTTGAATCAGCTTTAAAATCAGATAACTTCCCTACCGAGAAAATGGAAGCAGGTTTAACAGTCCTTGATACAAAAACTGGAGCAATCGTTGCAGTTGGTGGAGGACGAGATTACGGTTCCGATCGCGGACTGAATTATGCGAGTGATTTAGATGGTCGAGGTGTCGGTTCTACAATTAAACCAATTCTGGACTATGGTCCACTAATCGAATACAAAAAATGGTCAACTGGATCAACTATAAATGATGAAAAAATTACTTATACTGGTTCTGACCAACAAATATATAATTTTGACAATAAATACATGGGCAAAATGACCATTCGTGAAGCTCTATATCGTTCTCGTAACGTACCTGCTGTAAAAGCATATCAAGAAGTAAAAGAATCGGATAGAACCGCATTTGCGACAAAATTAGGAATTCCCGAAAACAAGAAATTAAAATACGAGTCAGCTGCAATTGGTGCAACGGAAGGAATTAATACCGTTAAACTAGCAGCTGCCTATGCAGCATTTGGCAATTCAGGTGTGTACTCGGAACCATTCGCAATTAATGCTATCGTTTATAGAGATGGCAAAACGAAACAAGAATTTAAACCGCAATCTGAACCAGCGATGGAAGATTACACAGCATACATGATTACAGACATGCTTCGCGATGTTGTATCAAGTAAATCAGGTTCTACTGGGAAAGCTGCCAATGTTCCTGGATTAGATTTAGCTGGTAAATCAGGAACGACAAACTATAACTCTGATTATATGAAAGAAAATAACATTCCTTCTGGATATGCTCCTGATGTCTGGTTTGCCGGTTACACAACGAACTATTCTATTGCTGTCTGGACTGGATATGAGAGTATGAAAAATGGGATAAATAAAAATAACTCTGAGGAAGCTAACTTTGCTCAACGAATTTTCAAAAGTGTCATGACGGAAGTATCCGCAAACGCAGATAATGGGCGATTTAAAAAACCTTCCTCCGTTGTGGAAGCTACTGTAGAAGTAGGAACAGATCCTCTTCAACTTGCGAGTGACTACACTCCTAATGAGCTTAAGAGTAAAGAACTGTTTGTAAAAGGTACCGTTCCTACAACTGTATCGGAACAGTATGAACAACTTGAGTTAGAAGCTCCAACGAACTTAAAAGTTGATTACGACGACAAACAACAAGCTGCTACTTTATCTTGGAAGCGTAAAGCACCAAAAGACAAAGATGTGAACGTCAGCTTTGAAGTTTCCCTTTCTATTAATGGTGAAGCAGCAACATTGCTTCAAACGACAGACAAAAATGGATTAATCGTTAACGGAATAACACCTGGAGATAGTTATACATTTACTGTCGTAGCGGTGGCCGATGATACGAAAAGCTCCCCTGCTTCCGTTTCGCTTCAAGTAGGTGAAGAAAAAACCGATGATCCAAAAGGAAATGAAGATAAGCCTGATGACAAAGGAAACGGAGATAAGAATGGGGATGACGGTACTACCACTCCACCTTCAACAGATGACGGCACTGGTGATGGAACAAATCCAGATGACGGCACTGGGGATGGAACAACCACTCCTCCTGCAGACGATGGTACTGGAGATGGAACAACGGACGGTTCAACAGATGGATCAACCGATGGTTCAACTGCATCGACGAATAGTTCCACTCCTACCGGCACAACTGATACAAAAGAAACTCCTTAA
- a CDS encoding ATP-dependent DNA helicase: MSKKLPFSLSKDKSFYDSLNDWLGDLFYDEFPEKGLDCRDEQIFMSFQIEKSLKEKGVLFAEAGVGTGKTIAYLLPAIAYARYTGKPALIACADETLIDQLVKKEGDLAKLESILGWDVDVRLAKSRDQYLCLKRLEVAKSETKAAFIQRIEEKIPSFVKDIQSMQRFEPYGERSAFSSVTDEEWQQVNYQATYQCEICDVRNKCGQTLHRNYYKESADLLICSQDFLMEHLWTKDSRKREGQMPLLPEVSMLILDEGHLLEYAAQKALTYKVQRQTLLNLVELVSVDGVQEKTLVMLEDLIETHEMMFDEIEDLTADDTNERMAFSLNDGLINLMKKQVMLVESLMEEFVFEAELYVIPEFELRMTEEYLDHYLYALRLLINKNAGIHWMEITDSSETLVIMPQMVRDILKETLFSQRLPIIFSSATLSIKNDFHFFASQLGIEKYHSFHVDSPFEYDTVMSVTGHIVTQEEKFKETKRLLEHSTGGTLILFQSKDALETFQQNWNESESIRIAFEGEKELSTLIKNFQMRELDVLCSYHLWEGLDIPGNALNQVVIHELPFPPDDPVFQAKKQLSANPTEEILDPYMLLRLQQGMGRLIRTASDRGRIEFFLTPKESTYQDTIQEITPVPIRWK, translated from the coding sequence ATGTCAAAAAAACTACCATTTTCATTGTCAAAAGATAAAAGTTTTTATGACTCGTTAAATGATTGGTTAGGCGATTTATTTTATGATGAATTTCCTGAGAAGGGACTAGATTGTCGGGATGAGCAAATTTTCATGTCCTTTCAAATTGAAAAATCTCTGAAAGAAAAAGGTGTATTATTTGCAGAAGCTGGAGTGGGTACAGGTAAAACCATTGCTTATTTACTCCCTGCAATCGCCTATGCAAGGTACACAGGAAAACCAGCATTAATTGCTTGTGCAGATGAAACCCTTATCGATCAATTAGTAAAAAAAGAAGGAGATCTAGCCAAGCTAGAATCTATTCTTGGATGGGATGTAGATGTACGTTTAGCTAAATCTCGAGATCAATATTTATGTTTAAAGAGATTAGAAGTTGCTAAATCTGAAACGAAGGCTGCTTTTATTCAACGAATTGAGGAAAAGATACCTTCGTTCGTGAAAGATATCCAATCCATGCAACGATTTGAACCGTATGGTGAAAGAAGTGCGTTTTCATCTGTAACGGATGAGGAATGGCAACAAGTTAATTATCAGGCGACCTATCAATGTGAAATCTGTGACGTTCGAAACAAGTGTGGACAAACACTTCACCGAAATTATTATAAGGAATCAGCAGACTTATTGATCTGTTCTCAAGATTTTTTAATGGAGCATTTATGGACAAAAGATTCGAGAAAAAGAGAAGGGCAAATGCCACTGTTACCTGAAGTGTCCATGCTTATTCTCGACGAAGGACACTTACTCGAATATGCAGCACAGAAAGCATTAACATATAAAGTGCAACGCCAAACATTATTAAATTTAGTGGAATTGGTTTCTGTCGATGGAGTACAAGAGAAAACATTGGTAATGTTAGAGGATTTAATAGAAACACATGAGATGATGTTCGATGAAATAGAAGATTTAACGGCTGATGATACGAATGAACGAATGGCATTTTCATTAAACGACGGATTAATAAATCTCATGAAAAAGCAAGTGATGCTAGTAGAATCACTCATGGAAGAGTTTGTGTTCGAAGCGGAACTGTATGTCATACCAGAATTTGAACTGCGGATGACAGAAGAGTATTTGGATCATTATTTATACGCTTTGCGTCTCCTCATTAATAAAAACGCAGGAATTCATTGGATGGAAATAACAGATTCCTCTGAAACATTAGTGATTATGCCTCAGATGGTTCGAGATATACTGAAAGAAACGTTGTTTAGTCAGAGGTTACCAATCATTTTTTCATCCGCAACTTTATCCATTAAAAACGACTTCCACTTTTTTGCATCACAACTTGGAATTGAGAAGTATCACTCTTTCCATGTAGATTCGCCTTTTGAATATGACACGGTTATGTCGGTGACGGGACATATCGTGACACAAGAAGAAAAGTTCAAAGAAACGAAACGATTGTTGGAGCATTCAACAGGTGGGACATTAATTCTTTTCCAAAGTAAAGACGCGTTAGAAACCTTTCAACAAAATTGGAATGAGTCTGAATCGATTCGAATCGCTTTTGAAGGCGAAAAAGAACTTTCAACTCTCATTAAAAACTTTCAAATGAGAGAACTGGACGTTTTATGCAGTTATCATCTTTGGGAAGGTTTAGATATTCCTGGAAACGCATTAAATCAAGTTGTGATTCACGAATTACCTTTTCCACCAGATGATCCAGTTTTCCAAGCGAAAAAACAACTATCCGCGAATCCAACAGAGGAAATATTGGACCCGTACATGTTACTTCGACTTCAACAAGGTATGGGAAGACTAATACGTACAGCTTCTGATCGAGGAAGAATTGAGTTCTTTTTAACGCCTAAAGAATCGACTTACCAAGATACGATTCAAGAAATCACACCAGTACCAATTCGTTGGAAATGA
- the gpsB gene encoding cell division regulator GpsB, with the protein MEMKLTAKDILEKEFKSGIRGYNQDDVDQFLDDIIQDYESFETQIANLRAENKQLRDQLEDMPRRQPVQPTAGSTNFDILKRLSNLEKHVFGSKLYE; encoded by the coding sequence ATGGAAATGAAATTAACTGCTAAAGATATTTTAGAAAAAGAATTTAAATCAGGAATCCGTGGGTATAACCAGGATGACGTGGATCAATTTTTAGATGATATTATTCAAGACTACGAATCATTTGAAACCCAGATTGCCAATTTACGTGCTGAAAACAAACAATTGCGCGACCAATTAGAAGATATGCCTAGAAGACAACCAGTTCAACCAACTGCAGGTTCGACAAATTTTGATATTTTAAAGCGTTTATCTAATTTAGAAAAACACGTCTTCGGAAGTAAACTTTACGAGTAA